A stretch of Solea senegalensis isolate Sse05_10M unplaced genomic scaffold, IFAPA_SoseM_1 scf7180000014711, whole genome shotgun sequence DNA encodes these proteins:
- the LOC122761441 gene encoding cytochrome b-245 chaperone 1 homolog yields the protein MGYMTVEEHTGTLLHLKRSPGIRSWSLLVGIASIGLAAAYYSSDSILWKLFYVTGCMFVAIQNMEEWEEAMFDKTKNRIELITVSLYASVLTLWKKGHEKVVLDLTQLCDICVQEERVRYLGKGYVLVLRLATGFSYPLTQSATLGGRSDVEAVAALLKRFLVLEELQGRRQEEEERAFIGEEDSLDESSDSDDETDKI from the exons ATGGGATACATGACAGTTGAGGAGCACACTGGCACTCTGCTCCACTTGAAGAGATCCCCGGGCATTCGTTCATGGTCTCTTCTGGTTG GTATAGCATCTATTGGGTTGGCAGCTGCATACTACAGCTCAG ACAGCATCCTGTGGAAGCTTTTCTATGTGACCGGCTGCATGTTTGTGGCCATACAAAACATGGAGGAATGGGAGGAGGCCATGTTTGACAAAACCAAGAACCGGATCGAGCTCATCACCGTAAGCTTGTATGCTTCTGTCCTGACGTTGTGGAAGAAGGGACATGAGAAAG tTGTGCTGGATTTGACACAGTTATGCGATATCTGCGTACAAGAGGAGAGGGTACGATATCTTGGGAAGGGCTATGTGCTGGTGTTGCGACTCGCAACTGGCTTCTCCTACCCCCTCACTCAGAGTGCCACTCTGGGGGGCCGCAG TGATGTGGAGGCAGTTGCTGCGCTGCTGAAACGCTTCTTAGTGCTGGAAGAGCTGCAGGGACGCaggcaagaggaggaagagagagcgtTCATAGGGGAAGAAGACTCTTTGGATGAAAGCAGTGATTCCGACGATGAAACTGATAAAATATGA
- the narf gene encoding nuclear prelamin A recognition factor: MSEVSLAKRKEKCENCTKQCNKKQNDDGADSQQDKEEVNGQINEGSQLLLSACLSCDGCLSEEESLKISQQSVEEVERVLALNKKCDASKHKVLVASVCPQSLPFFAVKFGLDISEAAQKLCAFLKTLGVQYVFDTTLAAGFSILESQKEFIQRYRRRNHDSHALPMFTSSCPGWIRYSERILGSLVTPHICTARSAQQIMGCLVKDYFSKQQKLSPDKVYHVVVAPCFDKKLEAVREEFTNSLLETRDVDCVLTSGEIYYLMEQRKVSVEELDSVPLDQVLGEAGDTTLVRHEGRGSEGFLEHVFKHAAKEIFGVDVHEITYKTLRNRDFQEVTLERDGETLLHFAAVYGFRNIQTLVHRMRKGRVPYQLVEVLSCPGGCLSGRGQAQSEVGGRLDKALVQQMEDAYTSLPVRLPEVNPNLHTLYQDWLQGQDSSQANTLLHTRIRSQGHIHTQPPHMQW, encoded by the exons ATGTCGGAGGTCAGCCTTGCGAAGCGCAAGGAAAAGTGTGAGAACTGCACCAAACAG TGCAACAAGAAGCAGAACGACGATGGTGCTGACTCGCAGCAGGATAAAGAGGAAGTCAATGGACAG ATTAATGAGGGATCTCAGCTGTTGCTGAGTGCTTGTCTCTCCTGCGACGGCTGTCTCTCAGAGGAGGAGAGCCTGAAGATTTCTCAACAGAGTGTGGAGGAAGTGGAGCGAGTTCTGGCACTCAATAAG AAATGTGACGCGTCGAAGCACAAGGTGCTGGTTGCATCGGTTTGTCCACAGTCCCTGCCTTTCTTTGCTGTAAAGTTTGGTCTGGACATCAGTGAAGCCGCACAGAAACTCTGTGCCTTCCTTAAGACACTGG GAGTACAGTACGTGTTCGACACTACCCTGGCGGCAGGCTTCAGCATCTTAGAGAGCCAGAAGGAGTTTATTCAGAGGTATCGCAGGAGGAACCATGACTCCCATGCTCTGCCTATGTTCACCTCCTCCTGCCCAG GGTGGATTCGTTATTCAGAGCGCATCTTGGGCAGTCTGGTCACTCCTCATATCTGCACCGCCAGGTCTGCCCAGCAGATCATGGGCTGCCTGGTCAAGGACTACTTCTCTAAACAGCAG AAGCTGAGTCCAGACAAAGTTTACCATGTGGTGGTGGCTCCCTGCTTTGATAAGAAGCTGGAGGCAGTCAGAGAGGAGTTCACCAACAGCCTGCTGGAGACCAGAGATGTGGACTGTGTCCTCACATCAG GGGAGATCTACTACCTGATGGAGCAGAGGAAGGTTTCAGTGGAGGAGCTGGACTCTGTTCCACTGGACCAAGT GCTGGGAGAGGCTGGGGACACGACGCTGGTGAGGCACGAAGGTCGAGGTTCAGAGGGTTTCCTGGAACACGTGTTCAAACATGCTGCTAAGGAGATCTTTGGTGTGGACGTTCATGAGATCACATACAAGACCCTCAG AAACCGAGACTTCCAGGAGGTGACACTTGAGCGGGACGGGGAGACTCTGCTGCACTTTGCTGCCGTCTACGGTTTCAGGAACATCCAGACCCTGGTTCACCGCATGAGGAAGGGACGTGTGCCTTACCAGTTGGTGGAGGTGTTGTCCTGCCCAGGAG GGTGTTTAAGCGGCCGCGGTCAAGCGCAGAGCGAGGTGGGAGGACGGCTGGACAAAGCCCTTGTCCAGCAGATGGAGGACGCCTACACCAGCCTGCCGGTCCGTCTCCCCGAGGTCAACCCCAACCTGCACACCCTCTATCAAGACTGGCTGCAGGGCCAGGACTCATCACAGGCCAACACGCTGCTGCACACTCGCATCCGAAGCCAGggtcacatccacacacagcctCCACACATGCAGTGGTGA
- the LOC122761444 gene encoding uncharacterized protein LOC122761444, producing the protein MKVHWWSWVLGFLCMPAEMMLYNWTVSQSPSSLSFMRVNSSVEITCSTSLSDPEGLYLYGRFHGDKSIVYLSLHDGQVVKTTPATEFTGRIHVTPEQQMEAGTGFTLHLSGLELSDTDFYYCSWTHFVSQTGRLENQPSNGTVIIITEHDPHLHCRDQIWDLTSICLSAAAFTGVLLLIIVALILQCRTFKKNFRPARAEKPLRPRSPPHVCPQHRTLCSPYMVTSTNALDFRGIL; encoded by the exons ATGAAAGTCCACTGGTGGAGTTGGGTGTTGGGATTTCTCTGCATGCCTGCTGAGATGATGCTCTACAATTGGACAG TCTCTCAAAGCCCCTCGTCCCTCTCTTTCATGAGAGTGAACTCATCGGTTGAGATCACATGCTCCACGTCGCTGTCCGACCCGGAGGGTCTCTACCTGTACGGGCGTTTCCACGGCGATAAGAGCATCGTGTACCTATCCTTGCACGATGGACAAGTCGTCAAAACGACCCCGGCTACAGAATTTACAGGCCGAATTCACGTGACTCCAGAGCAGCAGATGGAGGCAGGTACTGGGTTCACGCTGCATCTGTCTGGGCTGGAGCTCAGCGACACCGACTTCTACTACTGCTCCTGGACTCACTTCGTATCGCAGACTGGCAGACTGGAAAACCAGCCAAGCAATGGCACCGTGATCATTATCACAG AGCACGATCCTCATCTTCACTGCAGGGACCAGATCTGGGATCTGACCTCGATTTGCTTGAGTGCGGCAGCATTCACTGGCGTCCTGCTCTTGATCATTGTAGCACTGATTCTGCAATGCAGAACG tttaaGAAGAACTTCAGACCTGCCAGAGCTGAAAAACCACTCAGACCCAGAAGCCCTCCGCACGTTTGCCCTCAGCACAGGACACTGTGCAGTCCCTATATGGTCACATCTACGAATGCTCTGGACTTCAGGGGCATTCTgtga